The following are encoded in a window of Cupriavidus oxalaticus genomic DNA:
- the iscX gene encoding Fe-S cluster assembly protein IscX, with protein sequence MKWTDTYDIAAALYDKYPDVDPAGVRFTELRSWVLELDGFADDPARSGEKILEAIQQAWIQEAE encoded by the coding sequence ATGAAGTGGACCGATACCTACGACATCGCCGCCGCGCTGTACGACAAGTACCCCGACGTCGACCCGGCCGGCGTGCGCTTTACCGAGTTGCGCAGCTGGGTGCTGGAACTCGACGGCTTTGCCGACGACCCGGCGCGTTCGGGCGAGAAGATCCTGGAGGCGATCCAGCAGGCGTGGATCCAGGAAGCGGAATAG
- the lysS gene encoding lysine--tRNA ligase, protein MTEPNHAQAKSQAKPATADTPAADENKIIAERREKLAALRQQGVAFPNDFRPTHQAAALHAQYGETDQAALEASPVEVAIAGRMMLKRVMGKASFATVQDGSGQIQFYITRDRVGEEVYAAFKHWDLGDIISARGELFRTNKGELSVQVRELRLLSKSLRPLPDKFHGLADQEMKYRQRYVDLIVSPETRNTFRARTNAISSLRRHMADAGFMEVETPMLHPIPGGAAAKPFITHHNALDMQMFMRIAPELYLKRLVVGGFERVFEINRNFRNEGVSPRHNPEFTMMEFYAAYTDYRWLMDFTEDLIRKAAIDARGSAVLTYQERELDLSKPFHRLTICQAIQKFAPQYTDAQLADAEFLRAELKKFGVNTNAPQFLNAGLGTLQLVLFEETAESQLWEPTFIVDYPVEVSPLARASDTVPGITERFELFITGREIANGFSELNDAEDQADRFRKQVEQKDAGDEEAMYFDADYIRALEYGMPPTGGCGIGIDRLVMLLTDSPNIRDVILFPHLRKED, encoded by the coding sequence ATGACCGAACCGAATCACGCCCAGGCCAAGTCGCAGGCCAAGCCGGCCACCGCGGACACGCCCGCCGCCGACGAGAACAAGATCATCGCGGAGCGGCGCGAGAAACTGGCCGCGCTGCGCCAGCAAGGCGTGGCCTTCCCCAACGATTTCCGTCCCACCCACCAGGCCGCCGCGCTGCACGCGCAATACGGCGAGACCGACCAGGCCGCGCTCGAAGCCAGCCCGGTCGAAGTCGCGATCGCCGGCCGCATGATGCTCAAGCGCGTGATGGGCAAGGCCAGCTTCGCCACCGTGCAGGACGGCAGCGGCCAGATCCAGTTCTACATCACCCGCGACAGGGTCGGCGAAGAGGTCTACGCCGCCTTCAAGCACTGGGACCTGGGCGACATCATCAGCGCCCGCGGCGAGCTGTTCCGCACCAACAAGGGCGAGCTGTCGGTGCAGGTGCGCGAGCTGCGCCTGCTGTCCAAGTCGCTGCGCCCGCTGCCGGACAAGTTCCACGGCCTGGCCGACCAGGAAATGAAGTACCGCCAGCGCTATGTCGACCTGATCGTGTCGCCGGAGACGCGCAACACCTTCCGCGCCCGCACCAACGCGATCTCGTCGCTGCGCCGCCATATGGCCGACGCCGGCTTCATGGAAGTGGAAACGCCGATGCTGCACCCGATCCCGGGCGGCGCCGCGGCCAAGCCGTTCATCACGCACCATAATGCGCTGGACATGCAGATGTTCATGCGCATCGCGCCCGAGCTGTACCTGAAGCGCCTGGTCGTCGGCGGCTTCGAGCGCGTGTTCGAGATCAACCGCAACTTCCGCAACGAGGGGGTGAGCCCGCGCCACAATCCCGAGTTCACCATGATGGAGTTCTACGCGGCCTACACGGACTACCGCTGGCTGATGGACTTCACCGAAGACCTGATCCGCAAGGCCGCGATCGACGCGCGCGGCAGCGCCGTGCTGACCTACCAGGAGCGCGAGCTCGACCTGTCGAAGCCATTCCACCGCCTGACCATCTGCCAGGCGATCCAGAAATTCGCGCCGCAGTACACCGACGCGCAACTGGCCGATGCCGAGTTCCTGCGCGCCGAGCTGAAGAAGTTCGGCGTCAACACCAACGCGCCGCAGTTCCTCAACGCCGGCCTGGGCACACTGCAACTGGTGCTGTTCGAGGAAACCGCCGAGAGCCAGCTGTGGGAGCCGACCTTCATCGTCGACTACCCGGTCGAGGTCTCGCCGCTGGCGCGCGCCTCCGACACGGTGCCGGGCATCACCGAGCGTTTCGAGCTGTTCATCACCGGCCGCGAGATCGCCAACGGCTTCTCGGAGCTGAACGATGCCGAGGACCAGGCCGACCGCTTCCGCAAGCAGGTCGAGCAGAAGGATGCGGGCGACGAAGAGGCGATGTATTTCGATGCGGACTATATCCGCGCGCTGGAATACGGCATGCCTCCGACGGGCGGCTGCGGTATCGGCATTGACCGGCTGGTGATGCTGCTGACGGATAGCCCGAATATCCGCGACGTCATCCTGTTCCCGCACCTGCGCAAGGAAGACTGA
- a CDS encoding SDR family oxidoreductase, with protein sequence MSEANHLYIITGASRGLGAALTNALLVPGNRLICVARSRNNELERIATMSGVPVAWHLQDLSQAGPAATWLASVIDTLDQPPASATLILNAGVVEPIGPVSRLQESTLVPHLLTNLAAPMTMTAAFLERTEKFDCPRKVLAISSGAARRPIEGWSAYCAGKAGLDMFMRSVNAEYAQAPAPRTVRAVALAPGVIDTGMQDVIRNADFAQVQRFRDLKANEQLASAEETAGRIVAYLHRPDFGSTELDDLRNY encoded by the coding sequence ATGAGCGAAGCCAATCACCTCTACATCATCACCGGCGCCTCGCGCGGGCTGGGCGCGGCACTGACCAACGCGCTGCTCGTGCCGGGCAACCGCCTGATCTGCGTCGCGCGCAGCCGCAACAACGAGCTGGAGCGCATCGCCACCATGAGCGGCGTGCCGGTGGCCTGGCACCTGCAGGACCTGTCCCAGGCCGGCCCCGCGGCCACCTGGCTGGCCAGCGTGATCGATACCCTCGACCAGCCGCCGGCCAGCGCCACGCTGATCCTGAACGCCGGCGTGGTCGAGCCGATCGGCCCGGTCTCGCGCCTGCAGGAAAGCACGCTGGTGCCGCACCTGCTGACCAACCTGGCGGCGCCGATGACGATGACCGCGGCGTTCCTGGAGCGCACCGAGAAGTTCGACTGCCCGCGCAAGGTGCTGGCGATCTCTTCCGGCGCGGCGCGCCGCCCGATCGAGGGCTGGAGCGCCTACTGCGCCGGCAAGGCGGGCCTGGACATGTTCATGCGCTCGGTCAACGCCGAGTATGCGCAGGCACCGGCACCGCGCACCGTGCGCGCGGTGGCGCTGGCGCCGGGCGTGATCGATACCGGCATGCAGGACGTGATCCGCAACGCCGACTTTGCCCAGGTGCAGCGCTTCCGCGACCTGAAGGCGAACGAGCAGCTCGCTTCCGCCGAGGAAACCGCGGGCCGCATCGTCGCCTACCTGCACCGCCCGGATTTCGGCAGCACCGAGCTGGACGATCTCCGCAATTACTGA